The Garra rufa chromosome 20, GarRuf1.0, whole genome shotgun sequence genome contains the following window.
atcaGTTTAGCCCACAATAATGAACAAAGCAGGTAAGCACTCCAAAATTtctcttaatattttatttataaaaaaaaaacaccagtgcTTTATTATTAGCCAAGAAAAACCAAGCAGCTGAGTTTGATTTCTCAGCATACTATTTGGAGTGTGTTCACAGTTTGATTAAATCTGAAATGCATCActtgacttgtacatattactTACGGTTACATGAATTAGAGGTTTTATTTTGTATTGCATGATTTCCtgatgattaacatgttaatcaaTGTTTACTGCTTAGGGTAGTAAAAAGTACAGCACAGTATACAAGAAAACATCAAACTATGGGTGCTGTTGCAGAATTTTGCTCagttaaaaactaaatatatccAGGCAAAGGCATACTTTTTAGTTaactttttaatagattttttttctgaatcaaGAAAATGAAAAGAAGAAACACTTTTCCCATTATAGTTATTTCACATTATAGTCATTTTTCCTTGTAAATGTATTTGATTAAGAAAAGCATTCAGACTCACAGAAACACATAAATATACTTCAGTGCTATACATTACTGCATTTGATTAGCCATTTTATTGctgcttattattttattttatttatttgccctGACACTGATTTAGACACTGTATTCTCCACTGACAGGAGGAAAAAAGATTGTGTATAAGTGCATGTATGACGATCAGGTGCTGATCTTCAGTCAGAATCACTGCTGCTGCTACTGCTGCTTGATGAATGCTGCAAAATGACAAGATACAGAGCATTTCAGACTGTGAACCATTCAACATCACTACAACCAGAGAAGCACATCATAAGGTATTTAATGCTGCTATTGTTATGACATTGTCAAACATGGCCATTTTAGGGATAAACTGGAATAACATGATAGCCTGAATTCTTGGAAAAGCTCCTGTTAATCATCAGTGAAGTGCTCTACACAATGATTGGCTTATTTACATCACTTAAATACTGTATTGCTTATAATGAGAGCATTTGTGACTGTGGCATTTTGAGCAGATTTTATTTACACAGTGACTAACTGAAACCCCTCTGATTGGTCATTGGGTTCATGTGCTCACCAGACATGTCTCTGATTGGCTACAATGCTCAGCACAGCAAAAACACAATGTAGATAGCTGGAGTAAACAGTGCTGTCATGATTAAAGgggaagttcacccaaaaataaaaatgtgatgtttcttcagtagaacacaaacaaagagttTTAACTCAAATGATATAAATGCTGCTCAGAACCTTCCGCAgactgatcgttttgtgtcttaagacctcaatgtatcgtcacgagccacagggtttaatttggttttgtctgtgtatgtttttttttactcttaaagatttggtgtccattgactgccattacatgactgacagactgcaacagtttgagttacaaatcttcgtttgtgttctactgaagaaacaaagtcacctacatcttggatgcactgggggtaagcagataaacatcaaattttcatttttgggtaaactagccCTTTAATGTGGCACCTGTAttcataattgtgaccctggaccacaaaaccagtcataagggtcaattctgacatctaaaagctgaataaataagctttccattaacgtatggtttgttaggataggacagtatttggttaagatacaactatttgaaaatctggaatctaagagtgcaaaaaaaaaaaaaaaataaaaaataataataataataataataataataataatatatattgaaaaatattgaaaaccgcctttaaagttgcccaaattaagttcttagcaatgcatattactaatcaaaaattaagttttgatatatttacagtagaaattttcaaaatatcttcctaGAACATGGAgttttattctgactttatttctctcaactgtgcatttttattacacaaacctgagaaaaaaagtcagaattgtgactatatctcgcaattttgactttataacttacaattgcgaggttatatcatgcaattctaagaaaaaagtcagatttgtgactttatatcttgcatatctgactttataactcacaattgtgagtttttatcttgcatttttttactttatttctcagaaatgcacagcaaaaagtgcttttcttacttagattttgttttacttgtttccacccaaaatatctaaaaacaataaaaacaagtcaaaattaagcgggtttttgcttagaacaagcaaaataatcttatttcaaacagaaaacaagattatttttcttaccccattggcagattattttgcttgtttcaagcaaaaatggacttgattttgacttgtttttactgcaaacaagaaaataatttttgcttgtctagaaaatccttcttgatttaagaatttttagatattttggctggaaacaagagtaagaaagcattttttgcagtgtgtaaacatgacctttacttaatatcctaatgatttttttttttatttttggcataaatattTGTTACTTTTGGCATAATATCTCTAATTTTgtcctatacaatgtatttttagctattgctatccatgctacttaagactggttttataaCAAAATTACGCATGAGCTCATCTGTGCATCATTTGAAGTCACTCGTATCTTGCTGCACATTCAGCCTCTTACCTTGCCATGTTTCATATGTTTATGGTCCTTGTTAGCTTTATGCGCTTTCTTCATCTTCTTCATCTTTTTGTGTTGCTTCTGACCAGGTACGTGCATTCCAGCCGGGTAACCACCATGCTGCGGCATGGGGCACGGATGTCCTGCTCCAGGATACGGAGCGTGCGGCCCAGGCATACCCGGATGAAATGGGGGCTGATTCGGTGTGGCGTAAGGGATGGTTGTGGGGTAGTTCATGCCGGGTGGATAGACAGGGTTGGGGCCGGGTGGGCATGATGGGATGGGCATGCCTGGATATGCAGGGTTTGGAGGTACAGGATAGGCAGGATTGGGCGGCTGAGCGGCTGGAGGTCCTGCGTATGGAGGTCCTATGAGATGAAAAATGGTGTGTAACTATTGACAATGCAATAAAACATAGTCATTGATTATATGCCATTCAGAAAAATTGTTgggctttgtttgtttgttttttaacttaGATCTAATATGCAAAGTTaattttttttgaggaatacattacaggatttttctccatatagtggacttcaatggtgctcaacggattgaaggttaaaaatgcagttcatgaagtccactatatggagtaaaATCTTTAAATTTTTCcccttaaaattttttttttttttttttttttgcgactgaagcaagaaagacatgggggtgagtaaattattacgTTTTTATaattctgaaagtggagtaatcctttaaattcTTGTCATTATGAATTCTTGATCTTCAGCAGATAAGTGAATGTTGCCATGTTTTCATGTTTCATGAGACAGGCTGTTTGCTGTAAATGTCATTACTTGCTCTCGTGCTCCAGAGCTAATCATAAATTCTGATAGTAAACTCTTAACAGAGTGAGTTTTGAGATTGATCGAAACTAAGCTGGATTTGTTTGATTTGGTCAACCTGAAATCAACTCAGTAAATGCAACTCTAAGTCTTTTCAGCTGGCTTCATGAGAAGCTTTTGACCAGGTTTAGACAAAAACTGACAATTTGAAATACTTTACAATATCTTTGAAagctttgttttgttgtttaacaagtaaataaatacaataaatacagaaaaatgtttAGAGTTGTTAatattggtgtgtgtgtgtgtgtgtgtgtgtgtgtgtgtgtgtgtgtgtgcataattACTATGAAGTAGGATACTATGGAatcctgtttccgccactgaataaaaataaaaaaaggtaattgtgactttatcttacATTCCTTACttttaaagttggaattgcaagatataaactaacaattctgacttaattttttaattgcgagatataaacttaaagcaattctgagaacatgtctTTTTTCCATCAAAATtggtttttaagtttttatttggcaattctgactttatttctcgcaactgtgagtttatattgcaattctgaggaaaaaaagtagaattttgactatatctcacaattctctttataacttacaattgcgagttttaatcttgcaattggaacgttatttctcgcaattgtgagtttatatcacacaattctgagaaaaacaaatcagaattgtgactatatcttgcaattttgactttacatctcacaattgtgagttttatctcacaattttgacttttttctctcacttgtttacATCACGTAATTCTacgaaaaaaatcaaaattgtgactttgtatctcgtaattctgactttatttctcccaattgtgagtttatatctcataattcgaACTTTAGAActcaattgtgaatttttatctctCAAAACTaagtttatttctctcaattgtcagtttatatctcgtaattctgactttataactcgcaattgtgtttttatctcgcaattttgacttgatttctttcaattgtgagtttatatctcataattctgactttataactcaattgtgagtttttatctcacaattctgactttatttctctcaattgtgagtttatatcacgcaattctgagaaaaaagtcagaattgtgactttatctcgcaattctgactttataacttataattctgactttataactcccaattgacagaaaagtcacaactgtgaaagaaaaagtcagaattgcgagaaataaactaattttttatctcacaattctgactttataactcctagttgcgagtttttatcttgcaattttaactttttctcttaattgtgagtttatatctcgtaattctgactttagaactcaactgtgactttttatctctcaattctgactttatttctctcaaatgtgagtttatatcttgtaagtCTGACTttagaacacaattgtgagtttttatctctcaattctgactttatttctctcagatgtgagtttatatcatgcaattctgaaacaaaaagtcagaattgtgactttttatcttgcaattctgactttataactcgcaattctgactttataactcacaattcagataaaaaagtcacaactgtgaaagttgtgaaagtcagaattgcaagaaatacactttttttctaacaattctgactttataactcctaattgcgagtttttatcttgcaattttaactttatttctcttaattgtgagtttatatctcgtaattctgactttagaactcaattgtgagtttatatcttttaattctgagaaaaagtcagaattgtgactttttatcttgctattctgactttataactcccaattcacagaaaagtcacaactgtgaaagaaaaagtcagaattgcgagaaataaacaaatttttatctcacaattctgactttataactcctaattgcgagtttttatcttgcaattttaactttatttctcttaattgtgagtttatatcttgtaagtctgactttagaactcaactgtgactttttatctctcaattctgactttatttctctcaaatgtgagtttatatcatgcaattctgagaaaaaaagtcagatttgtgactttttatcttgcaattctaactttataactcacaatttagataaaaaagtcacaactgtgaaagtcagaattacgagaaataaactatttttttctaacaattctgactttataactcctaattgtgagtttttatattgcaattttaactttatttctcttagttgtgagtttatatctcgtaattctgactttagaactcaatcGCAAGTTTTTagctctcaattctgactttatttctcttaattgtgagtttatatgcaattctaactttataactcgcaattctgactttataactcacaattcacagaaaaaagtcacaactgtgaaagaaagtcagaattgcgagaaataaactaattttttatctcacaattctgactttataactcctaattgcaagtttttatctcgcaattttaactttatttctctcaattgtttgTGTATATCTCATTAATCTGACTTTAgtacacaattgtgagtttttatctcaattcttactttatttctctcaaatgtaagtttatatcatgcaattctgagaaaaaaagtcagatttgtgactttttatcttgcaattctgactttataactcgcaattcagataaataagtcacaactgtgaaagttgtgaaagtcagaattgcgagaaataaactaattttttatctcacaattctgactttataactcctaaTTTCGAGTTTTtagctgactttatttctcttaattgtgagtttatatgcaattctgagaaaaaaagtcagaattgtgactttatatcttgcaattctaactttataactcgcaattctgactttataactcgcaattcacagaaaaaagtcacaactgtgaaagaaaaagtcagaattgcgagaaataaacaaatttttatctcacaattctgactttataactcccaattgcgagttttcacaattttacaaattcttagaattttacaattataagaaaaaaaactaagaattgtgagataaaaagatgcaattgcgttattttttattcagtggtggaaacagtgGGATAAAAACATTAAGCCTTTTAAGACGGTCACTATTCCATTCATCTCCAACCCCAATCACACACAcagctgaaccagctaatcaaggtcacTAAAACATTCAAGCAGGTGTGTTGaacctaaactctgcaggacatttgCCCTCCAGGACTGGACACACCCCAATGAGGCACAACATAAACATAAATGCTAGGATGAGAAATGATTAATGAACATATTCAGTGAAAACATTAAACCAAAAATCACCTTGATTTGGCCACATGTTTGTCTCTTCCAAATGATCTGCAACAAATAAAAAGACAGACTTTATTCATTGATGTAAAGTGAACGTCCACCAAAGATTTACGACCTTTACTCtgcccacactgtaaaaagttttcaccagtttcaacttaaaaagtttagctttaagttaaatcaacttaagtcactTAAACTCActagttaaatcaactcatttttattgtaataagttaaaatgacttgtagttttaaggtgatttaacttaaaattttaaggcagctgctgaacttaggtttttaggttgaatctggtgaaaacttttcaaaCCGGTTTTGTGTGCTGAACAGATATTTACTACAAATAAGGTTCATTAATAGCAAAGCCACTGTTTGCACTACATTCAGCTGTGACAAATGTGCTAAAGACAAATGTGCAGACGAAGTCTGTGCTCAGAAGCAATTAAATCAGCTTTTTGGATTGCAGATACAGTATGTAAGACTGGAGTTGAGGGAGCTGAGAGTCAAGAGTAAgttataaaaaaaacagtatgtgaaAGGTAAATGGATGTTAAGGTCAAATGATAGGGAATTTTATTGTTACTGTTTACAAAGGTGAGGAAAAAATGCCTgactatttaactttttttatcaatatactaaataaaaatatttatttgtgttaCAAATGTCCAACCTTCTTTGATTTCACCATGGACTGTGTCTGTCCATTCAACAAGCTTACTTTAATAAGTACTGCCTTTTTTTTCAATGTATAGCCATAGTGTTTTCTGGTTTGCTGTTGTGTTTTcttctaaattaatttaatttacactTCAGGACCATCTTATTTTACAGATGAATTGTGATAAGTGGATTCCTGCTAATCTCACTTCACCACATTTGCTAAACAAAtgggaaataataataatacctaatcataataaagcaaatataattaaattatttttctaGGAAACTATGACTTTCAAATTCAACTACAGTTTCAgtcattaaatacatttaaatatttgttactCTGTTCATTCTTAATCATTAATTATAATAGTCTCAAATACATGATTCTTTGCGTTCTTTTTTCAAACTGCGCAGTCCATGGAATGCACATCCGGGAACTATAACACTTCTTCGTTGGAAACGCCCTGGACAAACAGCAACTCTCTCATACTCCTGCTGACTGCATGCCCTCACTAAACAATAAACTCCGGAACACAGAGGTTTGATCCCATACAGATAACAGAAGTAGTTATGAGGGTcagatttaaaaaacaaacataactTAATTTTCAATAAAGCAAAAAACGCAAATTCCGTTCACATAAAAGCTGTTAATAACAAAGGTATGAAACAGCTTATCATTAATAATGCAATAACATAATGTCATGCGATAAACCCTGCTTTCCAATTTTGCGGTAAATCAGATGGCAATTTTCTAAAGACATTTAACGTATGTATTTACAAATTAGACCAACAGTAACGCTACTAATAATCACGTTTAGACCACATACCTTCTTCCTAGGAAACCTTTCAGGCACTGACTCCCGTTTCCGTATTCCGCGACCACATCGATCACCGTCGTGACGTCACCGCAAGAGGACTCTGACCGGCCTCACCTGCCTGATAAATTACTAATGTTGATTCAAACATCGACAGTCATGTTTTGTTTGTCGTTTTATACTGCTGTCTTTAGATAAAGAAGTGACCCTGTCGCTGTTTTAACATTTAGACACATTAACTGCGTCGCGATAAAACCTGTTATACCTGATAATATTTCCCCTGGTATAAACCGATTGATAGCTGAAGCGCCACACCCGCGGACGGCAGAAGTGGAGACCAGGTTCGGGTTCCTACAGTAGGCTGACGGATCATGTGTTAATGTGTGGGAAATTTAGGGACGGTCGATATTTTGTGTTTTATGAGGAAAAGTGTCTCACTACTGCCTAACTAGCCCGTGATCTTCACAAAATATAAGATGTATATTTCTGATTTTATCCTGTGTGGTTTTGTAAGTATTATCCAGGGGTGTACGACTAGGCTACTTGTAGGCTACTTTAACCTTTCACTGTGAAAAACCAGCAGTACCTATTTAATCTTCTACTATCTTACGCACATTAATGGAAGCTCATCTTGTACATACTTGTTGTGCGAGTAGGGCCAGGTGGGGCCCATGATTGGTTGTGGTGGAAAGGAAACTGTTTTGCGAAGTGATATGGACATGCAATACAATCAAGTCCTCTCTGAAACTACTTTAGACGTGCGTTTCTctgaaaataattgcacaccttagaaggtttcaaactcagttcctggagggccacagccctgtgaagtttagttccaaccctgctccATCACACATACCATGTAGTTTTTTAAGTAAGCCTGAAGGATCAATGTTATGGCAGGGCAGGCAAGGAAAAGAAGACGAGGATCATACAAACAATACAGAAGGTATTTGGACAATTTACAAAGACAATACTGGACAGGCAACTAGGTTAACTGATGGCAAATAAATACAGGAACTTAACAAAAAAGGTGAACATGATCACTCAACCAAGGACAAACTATGGAAAACAAGGGAACAAAGGATATAGGAACTAAAAATAGGAACAGAAACTAaaacagaaagttttttttacctgaatgatccacagctggggtttttttttttttttttttttagtgatagttgttcatgagtcccttgtttgttcttcagaatccttcaggtcccacaaattctttggtttctcagcatttttgtgtatttgaaccctttccaacaataactgtatgattttgagatccatcttttcacagatTTCCATCCAAGGATTTTTTGCGAAAAAATATTTAGCCCTTAAATTTAGTTGATGGAAATGCCATTTATCAATAAAATTTCTTAAGTGTcgacaaaatattttttcatttaacttTAGCGCATACATTCTATATTGATGGTttaaatgatgcaaaaaattagtgtggatatttaatcgaatgtgacctgtaaatgcgagaGAAAATTCTTTTGtgaaattttgtgaaatatttctttttcgaattgcctgaaaaaaaaCACCTCATACGAGTGTAAAACGTTTTTTGCTATGGGAGTTTTTGTTTCGTTTAGAAACCATTaggtgtattttcaattcgcaattttaatttgcgcaatttaaagggtaatggaaaacGCAGcttctgatgcttcagaaggaaatacgatgccttaagagctggggggtgacatctttttgaatttgaagatcagggtaaatttaacttattttgtcttctgggaaaaatgtaagtatcttctgtagcttctgaaggacaatactaaatgaaaaaaaaaaagatatttaggcaaaataagaaaaatgtacacatctctattctgttcaaaagtttacaggtTCTTACATCGTTTCCCTTCTGAGCCACCAATGAGTGTCTGAAGCTTCtgaatagttgcatgagtccctcagttgtcctcagtgtgaaaagatggatctcaaaatcatacagtcattgttggaaagggttcaaatacacaaaaatgctaacaaACAATCTGTTAAACCTGAAGGGCTTTTCTAAAGAACaccgggcagtttaactgttcaggacaaacaaggaactcaagggacagctgtggatcattcaggtaacaacacagtattaagaatcaagtgtatgtaaacttttgaacgggatttttctaaattcaactattattttctcctgtggactatatgtaaacgtcttttatgtgaaatatcttattcacgtcagtactaaataaaaggtctatgtaaacttttgacttcaactgtattataCATTAAGTAAATATGTTTCAAAATGCAATGTAAAAACAAGAACTGGAAAGGACACGTGTGAGGatttggagagaaaaaaaaaagacattcccGTGAATTATTCATGGGATATTGTTCAATAAATTGGAATAGCGGGCCATAAGAGTGCAGTGTTCATTATCTTTTTAACATTGTTAcagtggaaagaaaaaaaaaagctacagaaGAAGTGGGGCAGAGATGCAGTTTTGTTGTGCTCATTCCACCAGAGAGGAGCAGAGAGGGTGAAGAGTCTTGAGACTGACTTTCTGCTACATGTGAAAAACAAGGCGGTGTTGCCCATTTAGTGATGGTAAGTTCAGTTTTCACAGGGCTGTACTCCAGATGATGGATATCCACATGCTTCTTCACTATTAGCCTCCTAATTTGTACATTTATGGAATGGAAAACCTATGTCAACAACCTCACCCTCTGTATCAAACTTTATCAAACGTGATTATCTCCTTAACTCCTTTTATAAATTCTCTTTCATCCATCATTTTCAAACCTCACAGATTTGGTGTCAGAAAAGTTGCAGGTTTCTGAAATGCAATCCCTTCAGCTATATTACACAGATGACTTTAAAGTGAAAGCAGAGCCCATTTAGGATGAAGTAGAGAAGAGGAGAAACAAGTTTTGCGTGGGTGTGAATGCATTGGTTTAAGGTCGTGGACTGGTTTAGTGCTTGTGGAAAAAGTGTGTCATTAGATCAGGGCAGGGCCCtcaagatccactttcctgctGATTTCAACTCCAACTTTGATCTTTGAACTCAATTCACTGTAATTTTCTAGTAATCATAATGACtgtgattagcttgttcaggtgtgtttgatcaggcttggagctaaactctacagcaAGGCTGGGCAATTTCGGTCCTGGAGGGcactatcctgcagagtttagctccaaccctaatcaaacatgcCTGCCTGTATGTTTCTAGTGATCTTGAAGGCATTGAttggcttgttcaggtgtgtATGACTAAACTCTGCAAagcagtggccctccaggactaaAGTTGCCTAGCCCTGCTCTACAGGAAAGTAGATCTTGAGGATAATGCCCACCCATGCTTTAGCTGCTTTGCTCAGTTTATTCTTGTGATTATTTGTAGGGCATAGACCAGAGATCTCCAACCTTGCTCCTGGAtagctacactctaaaaaaatagcactgtaaaataacagtaatctactggcagctgtggttgccagcattatactgttattttatagctctctaccgttaatttacagctcttcatttttacagtatgttaccgttattataccatgtggtaactcattttattttggaaaccaattgcttcaaaccaattcagtttaaaaaaaacaaaaaactattgtTTATATGGTGTTAGTACAGTgaacttatttaatttgagtccactaagaagaaatatttcttaatataaacCCACAAACACTTAAAGTGTAATAAAGAAGCAACTGACTTTTACTCAAATCTTTATAGATTGTCATTAACTAACAAAAGCACAAATTTGTGTAACAAAGTGCTTAGTAAAGAGATTGTCACTATATCAGCAATTCCACAATTACTGTCTttaaataaagcagcaaaacctcagtgcttgcggctcatcattgcctgaagcacaagctctactctccagcacaatggtcacccacaaaactaaattaaactaacagatctctcttgtacaaaaacacaccagttaggcacaattaaatatttactctccttaccagttaatgactttgcataattgtttttctatgaacattcactaatattttagtgaaaataacttgatttgcttagtaaatctgactgttgtgttgtacagtatattactgtttttttcttgaattaacagtaatctactgacagctctggttgccagcatactgttttactgtttttctaCAGCGTGTTGTcgtaaattaattacagtttattactgttaaattacatttcatgctgtttttttttcatcgtgcatctttaaccctttaaaacccacagcaaaatcctcagttttaaatgaacacgtataatgtgtcaacactacagagtgtttgagttaatgagataattatatgattgatcacgttctgattgagcattagtgatgaacaccagctgttaacaaacaaaatcgc
Protein-coding sequences here:
- the prr13 gene encoding proline-rich protein 13 — its product is MWPNQGPPYAGPPAAQPPNPAYPVPPNPAYPGMPIPSCPPGPNPVYPPGMNYPTTIPYATPNQPPFHPGMPGPHAPYPGAGHPCPMPQHGGYPAGMHVPGQKQHKKMKKMKKAHKANKDHKHMKHGKHSSSSSSSSSDSD